Proteins from a single region of Juglans microcarpa x Juglans regia isolate MS1-56 chromosome 5S, Jm3101_v1.0, whole genome shotgun sequence:
- the LOC121267459 gene encoding LOW QUALITY PROTEIN: probable LRR receptor-like serine/threonine-protein kinase At1g53440 (The sequence of the model RefSeq protein was modified relative to this genomic sequence to represent the inferred CDS: inserted 2 bases in 1 codon): MISSLQHPNVVRLYGACVEGNQLFLVYEYMENNSLARPLFGPEQYQLKLDWPTRQKICVGIARGLAFLHEESTLRIVYRDIKISNVXNPKISDFGLAKLDEEENTHISTRVAGTIGYMAPEYALWGYLTYKADIYSFGVASLEIVAGKSNMKFRPNESYFLFLIGLLFYNKRVIYWS; the protein is encoded by the exons ATGATATCTAGTTTACAACACCCGAATGTTGTTAGATTGTATGGAGCTTGTGTTGAAGGAAATCAACTGTTCTTGGTATATGAATACATGGAAAACAATAGTCTGGCTCGTCCTTTGTTTG gtcCAGAGCAATACCAATTAAAATTGGACTGGCCTACAAGGCAAAAAATATGCGTTGGCATTGCAAGAGGCCTAGCTTTCTTGCATGAGGAATCAACACTGAGAATTGTTTACAGAGacattaaaatttcaaatgt CAACCCAAAGATTTCTGACTTTGGTTTGGCCAAGCTCGATGAAGAGGAAAACACCCATATCAGCACTCGAGTTGCTGGAACCAT AGGATACATGGCACCAGAATATGCATTATGGGGTTATTTAACATATAAAGCAGATATCTATAGTTTTGGGGTTGCTTCGTTGGAAATTGTTGCGGGGAAGAGCAACATGAAATTTCGACCAAATGAaagttattttctcttcttgatTGG GCTCTTGTTTTACAACAAAAGGGTAATCTATTGGAGCTAG